The following are from one region of the Corylus avellana chromosome ca1, CavTom2PMs-1.0 genome:
- the LOC132164334 gene encoding uncharacterized protein LOC132164334, with product MAGSGSFLRQLSGREAWKSTSNRWGGGGNRKQSGGGRGKSCCEGSWKQMEGLNMYGSENGGLVMRKRVMVVVDDSSHSKQAMMWALTHVANKSDFLTLLHIIPASGNGSETASDSSSSCSPYLANSLGSLCKACRPEVEVEALVIQGPKLATVLSQVKKLEVTVLVLGQKKPSPIFSCLRGTSSTEEFVEQCINNAECLTFGVRKQSRGMGGYLISSRWQKNFWLLA from the exons ATGGCAGGATCAGGTTCATTTTTAAGGCAACTGAGTGGGAGGGAGGCTTGGAAATCAACATCAAACAGGTGGGGAGGGGGAGGGAATAGGAAGCAGAGTGGGGGCGGGAGAGGTAAGAGTTGTTGTGAGGGAAGTTGGAAGCAGATGGAAGGGCTCAACATGTATGGAAGTGAGAATGGTGGGTTGGTGATGAGGAAGAGAGTGATGGTTGTGGTGGATGACTCCTCACACTCCAAGCAAGCAATGATGTGGGCGCTCACACATGTAGCCAACAAGAGTGATTTCCTCACTCTCCTTCACATCATCCCTGCTTCCGGTAATGGCTCTGAAACCGCATCCGACTCCTCTTCTTCCTGTTCTCCTTACCTTGCCAACTCTCTTGGGTCTCTTTGCAAGGCTTGCAGACCTGAG GTGGAAGTAGAAGCACTGGTTATTCAAGGGCCAAAACTGGCCACAGTGTTGAGTCAAGTGAAAAAGCTGGAAGTGACTGTGCTAGTGCTGGGACAGAAGAAGCCATCTCCAATTTTCAGCTG CTTACGCGGGACCAGCAGCACAGAGGAGTTTGTGGAGCAGTGCATTAACAATGCGGAGTGCTTGACTTTTGGAGTGAGGAAGCAGAGCAGAGGCATGGGTGGCTACCTAATCAGCAGCAGATGGCAGAAGAACTTCTGGCTCTTGGCTTAG
- the LOC132168066 gene encoding uncharacterized protein LOC132168066 isoform X1 yields MDEAVEKDEPSPAKEISPEGLRRPARRCVRRKLVQSTLFTQKPQGREENGDQKGEKSCGEDEDGEDEELCGSQSNKRKPKGKAMPQPRASKKQLKEKRPVNTTPKKTSANSIKCEAASPPIPDLRLEAKKSAEENSRMFAGKQIHPFFSSWKVGKKNQELTEGDGSWCSFDRKDKRITCGPIHVFETIQDDAAFLDWRNWTFCDDTSINAIHGLENTSLSVYEGSAGSLHIDNLPIILHPCDALTLQNEVPLDQHLSKQEHLPELDYEVDKAGLLSGHTSCLRRSDTEVQSRFLQERMMSYYTGPGNQLEGSLWTYKYKPKKATEVCGNDEAVKFLSDWLRLWHARSFHTRKDQAGGDQCNMQDDDYYCSHNDSDSEEIDEDDRLKNVLLVTGPIGSGKSAAIYACAQEQGFEVLEVSASDCRNGALVKQRFGEALESRWLKRPLGHPVESCNNDAVKSPLAVPNGKASQGFENELVEVISLSDEEASHDKIGAPAKFVYKENGIASHQGEVKPLILFEDVDITFLEDRGFVAAIQQVAETAKGPMILTSNSINPVLPDNLDRLQVCFKLPSSKELLCHAYMVCAAEGANIHPHLLERLIGSCRGDIRKIIMHLQFWCQGKRFRREREVRKTYGSLLFDVETGHRILPKIIPWEFPSQLSELIEKEISKSLSMMDENSSLMGVVEEELDENLMQKGLDTPDNETYKIETKKLAMLKRNGSVQDCNEFTDQFDELSNSAGTPIPLSRQTVRRKHVVLSSDSEDENLSNGYPVVLDKNTNNEASQGVNNNFPSCFPLTENCLSPSTDKLLSGVENLEERGYQCSGRPDGIQIDETCQSFDVSCVPESTFVPETVIGDVTELLSGTVSCGHVRDTLEVSVSNDSIQTPLPVEADNLDKPILRWGNTCDMDPDISNREVEDSQDENVEGTRNYQVMDECSRVDFDKAYKFVEKPTSLVVTDLVQESWIKLRGCRTDLRHYVGLEQHDAIKSIKLAYGMSGLISEADVLLCNCPLVDSLEPEVPSEGSDAFSWCDEQIRMTSTIAQHGFCFYAKDIAALGSKIACESSVDLPSEMLASTTNMMALGKLIGHDMRTTRTLHAARSLEMSPPKSDLSKSEINSSPFDIIQSIIPARSYLTARDVGFCEYLSSLRHISRSEASRLSGGIGKTRRRRGRAARHYLSTGSLGLSPEDILFLDQNNFFGKISSQ; encoded by the exons ATGGACGAAGCCGTTGAGAAAGACGAGCCTTCGCCGGCGAAGGAGATCAGCCCCGAAGGCCTCCGGCGGCCGGCGCGGCGCTGTGTTCGCCGGAAATTGGTTCAATCCACGCTGTTCACTCAAAAACCCCAGGGGCGCGAAGAGAACGGCGATCAGAAGGGTGAGAAGAGCTGTGGCGAAGATGAGGACGGTGAGGACGAGGAGTTGTGTGGGAGTCAGAGCAACAAAAGGAAGCCCAAAGGAAAGGCAATGCCTCAACCTAGAGCTTCTAAGAAG CAGTTGAAGGAGAAGCGACCGGTGAATACTACACCCAAGAAAACATCGGCTAATTCAATAAAGTGTGAAGCTGCGTCGCCGCCAATTCCTGATTTGCGGTTAGAGGCAAAGAAGTCGGCTGAG GAAAATTCGCGGATGTTTGCAGGGAAGCAAATACATCCCTTTTTCTCATCATGGAAAGTGGGTAAGAAAAATCAAGAGCTGACCGAAGGAGATGGTAGTTGGTGCTCGTTTGACAGAAAGGATAAACGAATTACTTGTGGCCCAATTCATGTATTTGAAACGATTCAA GACGATGCAGCATTTCTTGACTGGAGAAACTGGACATTTTGTGATGACACCAGTATCAATGCCATTCATGGTTTAGAGAACACATCACTGTCAGTTTATGAAGGCTCTGCTGGGTCGTTGCATATTGACAACCTTCCTATCATTTTACATCCCTGTGATGCATTAACCTTACAGAACGAAGTGCCTTTGGATCAGCATCTTAGTAAACAAGAACATTTGCCTGAACTG GACTATGAGGTGGATAAAGCTGGTTTATTATCTGGGCATACCAGCTGTCTAAGGAGGTCAGACACTGAGGTGCAAAGTAGATTTCTTCAGGAAAg GATGATGTCATATTATACTGGTCCTGGTAATCAGCTTGAGGGTTCCTTATGGACTTATAAGTACAAGCCAAAGAAGGCCACAGAG GTATGCGGTAATGATGAAGCTGTGAAGTTTTTGAGTGATTGGCTACGTCTTTGGCATGCAAGAAGTTTCCATACCAGAAAAGATCAGGCTGGTGGTGATCAATGTAACATGCAGGATGATGACTATTACTGTTCTCATAATGACTCTGATTCAGAAGAAATAGATGAAGATGATAGACTTAAGAATGTTCTCTTGGTTACAGGACCAATAGGG AGTGGGAAATCTGCCGCTATCTATGCTTGTGCACAAGAGCAAGGGTTCGAGGTTTTGGAG GTAAGTGCATCAGACTGTCGGAATGGAGCTCTTGTGAAGCAGAGGTTTGGAGAGGCTCTAGAATCACGTTGGCTCAAAAG GCCATTGGGACATCCTGTGGAATCATGTAACAATGATGCGGTAAAGTCTCCCTTGGCTGTTCCCAATGGCAAAGCATCACAAGGGTTTGAAAACGAGCTGGTTGAAGTGATATCCTTATCAGATGAGGAAGCTTCCCATGATAAGATTGGAGCCCCAGCAAAATTTGTCTACAAGGAGAATGGAATTGCCAGTCATCAAGGTGAAGTTAAGCCTTTGATTCTCTTTGAGGATGTGGATATCACGTTTCTCGAGGATCGTGGTTTTGTTGCTGCAATACAACAAGTTGCTGAAACAGCAAAGGGACCCATGATACTGACCAGCAATA GTATCAATCCTGTCCTGCCCGACAATTTGGACAGGCTACAGGTGTGTTTCAAATTGCCATCATCGAAAGAGCTTCTTTGCCATGCATATATG GTTTGTGCAGCAGAAGGAGCCAACATCCATCCTCATTTACTAGAGCGATTAATTGGGTCTTGTCGTGGAGATATTCGAAAAATCATTATGCATCTTCAGTTCTGGTGCCAGGGTAAAAGATTTAGAAGAG AGAGGGAGGTGCGGAAAACGTATGGTTCATTGCTATTTGATGTTGAGACTGGCCATCGGATACTACCAAAGATTATCCCCTGGGAATTCCCTTCTCAGTTATCAGAGCTAATTGAGAAGGAGATCTCCAAGTCGTTATCCATGATGGATGAAAATTCTAGTTTAATGGGGGTAGTTGAGGAGGAACTTGACgaaaatttaatgcaaaaagGTTTGGATACGCCTGATAATGAAACATACAAGATAGAGACCAAGAAGTTAGCAATGTTGAAGAGGAATGGCTCTGTTCAAGACTGCAATGAATTCACTGATCAATTTGATGAATTATCCAATTCTGCAGGCACTCCCATACCTTTATCTCGGCAAACTGTTCGAAGGAAACATGTAGTACTGTCTTCTGATTCTGAAGACGAGAATTTAAGTAATGGGTATCCCGtagttttggataaaaatactaacaatGAAGCATCCCAAGGAGTCAATAATAACTTCCCCTCTTGTTTTCCATTAACTGAAAACTGCTTAAGCCCATCAACCGACAAGCTACTTTCTGGAGTGGAGAATTTGGAAGAAAGAGGTTATCAATGTTCAGGAAGACCAGATGGTATACAAATTGATGAAACATgccaatcattcgatgtatcatGCGTGCCAGAATCAACATTTGTTCCTGAAACAGTGATAGGTGATGTAACAGAGCTGTTATCTGGAACGGTGTCCTGTGGTCATGTTCGTGATACCTTGGAAGTTTCTGTGAGCAATGATTCAATTCAGACCCCGTTACCAGTTGAAGCAGACAATCTTGATAAACCTATACTCAGATGGGGAAATACTTGTGATATGGATCCAGACATTTCTAATAGAGAGGTGGAAGATTCTCAAGATGAAAATGTGGAGGGTACAAGAAATTATCAAGTGATGGATGAGTGCAGTCGCGTGGATTTTGATAAGGCTTACAAATTTGTAGAGAAGCCTACCTCGTTGGTGGTGACAGATTTAGTACAAGAGTCATGGATAAAGCTTCGTGGCTGCCGGACAGATCTAAGGCATTATGTTGGCTTAGAACAACACGATGCAATTAAAAGTATCAAACTTGCTTATGGTATGAGTGGTCTGATCTCAGAAGCTGACGTGTTGCTTTGTAACTGCCCATTAGTA GATTCTTTGGAACCTGAGGTCCCTTCTGAGGGATCAGATGCATTCAGCTGGTGTGATGAGCAAATACGGATGACATCAACAATTGCCCAGCATGGTTTTTGCTTTTATGCAAAAGACATAGCTGCTCTAGGATCAAAGATTGCTTGTGAGAGCAGTGTCGATTTACCCTCAGAGATGCTGGCTTCCACAACTAATATGATGGCGTTGGGTAAATTAATTGGACATGATATGAGAACAACTAGGACTTTGCATGCAGCGAGGAGTTTAGAGATGAGTCCACCTAAAAGTGATTTATCAAAAAG TGAAATCAATTCAAGTCCTTTTGATATAATCCAGTCCATAATTCCTGCAAGATCATACTTGACGGCAAGAGATGTTGGATTCTGTGAGTATCTCTCTTCATTGCGCCACATTTCAAGATCAGAAGCTTCCCGTTTGTCTGGAGGCATTGGCAAGACCAGAAGACGGAG GGGACGGGCTGCTCGACACTACTTGAGTACTGGTTCATTAGGGTTGTCGCCTGAAGACATATTGTTTCTGGAtcaaaataacttttttgggAAGATTTCATCCCAGTGA
- the LOC132168066 gene encoding uncharacterized protein LOC132168066 isoform X2 — MDEAVEKDEPSPAKEISPEGLRRPARRCVRRKLVQSTLFTQKPQGREENGDQKGEKSCGEDEDGEDEELCGSQSNKRKPKGKAMPQPRASKKLKEKRPVNTTPKKTSANSIKCEAASPPIPDLRLEAKKSAEENSRMFAGKQIHPFFSSWKVGKKNQELTEGDGSWCSFDRKDKRITCGPIHVFETIQDDAAFLDWRNWTFCDDTSINAIHGLENTSLSVYEGSAGSLHIDNLPIILHPCDALTLQNEVPLDQHLSKQEHLPELDYEVDKAGLLSGHTSCLRRSDTEVQSRFLQERMMSYYTGPGNQLEGSLWTYKYKPKKATEVCGNDEAVKFLSDWLRLWHARSFHTRKDQAGGDQCNMQDDDYYCSHNDSDSEEIDEDDRLKNVLLVTGPIGSGKSAAIYACAQEQGFEVLEVSASDCRNGALVKQRFGEALESRWLKRPLGHPVESCNNDAVKSPLAVPNGKASQGFENELVEVISLSDEEASHDKIGAPAKFVYKENGIASHQGEVKPLILFEDVDITFLEDRGFVAAIQQVAETAKGPMILTSNSINPVLPDNLDRLQVCFKLPSSKELLCHAYMVCAAEGANIHPHLLERLIGSCRGDIRKIIMHLQFWCQGKRFRREREVRKTYGSLLFDVETGHRILPKIIPWEFPSQLSELIEKEISKSLSMMDENSSLMGVVEEELDENLMQKGLDTPDNETYKIETKKLAMLKRNGSVQDCNEFTDQFDELSNSAGTPIPLSRQTVRRKHVVLSSDSEDENLSNGYPVVLDKNTNNEASQGVNNNFPSCFPLTENCLSPSTDKLLSGVENLEERGYQCSGRPDGIQIDETCQSFDVSCVPESTFVPETVIGDVTELLSGTVSCGHVRDTLEVSVSNDSIQTPLPVEADNLDKPILRWGNTCDMDPDISNREVEDSQDENVEGTRNYQVMDECSRVDFDKAYKFVEKPTSLVVTDLVQESWIKLRGCRTDLRHYVGLEQHDAIKSIKLAYGMSGLISEADVLLCNCPLVDSLEPEVPSEGSDAFSWCDEQIRMTSTIAQHGFCFYAKDIAALGSKIACESSVDLPSEMLASTTNMMALGKLIGHDMRTTRTLHAARSLEMSPPKSDLSKSEINSSPFDIIQSIIPARSYLTARDVGFCEYLSSLRHISRSEASRLSGGIGKTRRRRGRAARHYLSTGSLGLSPEDILFLDQNNFFGKISSQ; from the exons ATGGACGAAGCCGTTGAGAAAGACGAGCCTTCGCCGGCGAAGGAGATCAGCCCCGAAGGCCTCCGGCGGCCGGCGCGGCGCTGTGTTCGCCGGAAATTGGTTCAATCCACGCTGTTCACTCAAAAACCCCAGGGGCGCGAAGAGAACGGCGATCAGAAGGGTGAGAAGAGCTGTGGCGAAGATGAGGACGGTGAGGACGAGGAGTTGTGTGGGAGTCAGAGCAACAAAAGGAAGCCCAAAGGAAAGGCAATGCCTCAACCTAGAGCTTCTAAGAAG TTGAAGGAGAAGCGACCGGTGAATACTACACCCAAGAAAACATCGGCTAATTCAATAAAGTGTGAAGCTGCGTCGCCGCCAATTCCTGATTTGCGGTTAGAGGCAAAGAAGTCGGCTGAG GAAAATTCGCGGATGTTTGCAGGGAAGCAAATACATCCCTTTTTCTCATCATGGAAAGTGGGTAAGAAAAATCAAGAGCTGACCGAAGGAGATGGTAGTTGGTGCTCGTTTGACAGAAAGGATAAACGAATTACTTGTGGCCCAATTCATGTATTTGAAACGATTCAA GACGATGCAGCATTTCTTGACTGGAGAAACTGGACATTTTGTGATGACACCAGTATCAATGCCATTCATGGTTTAGAGAACACATCACTGTCAGTTTATGAAGGCTCTGCTGGGTCGTTGCATATTGACAACCTTCCTATCATTTTACATCCCTGTGATGCATTAACCTTACAGAACGAAGTGCCTTTGGATCAGCATCTTAGTAAACAAGAACATTTGCCTGAACTG GACTATGAGGTGGATAAAGCTGGTTTATTATCTGGGCATACCAGCTGTCTAAGGAGGTCAGACACTGAGGTGCAAAGTAGATTTCTTCAGGAAAg GATGATGTCATATTATACTGGTCCTGGTAATCAGCTTGAGGGTTCCTTATGGACTTATAAGTACAAGCCAAAGAAGGCCACAGAG GTATGCGGTAATGATGAAGCTGTGAAGTTTTTGAGTGATTGGCTACGTCTTTGGCATGCAAGAAGTTTCCATACCAGAAAAGATCAGGCTGGTGGTGATCAATGTAACATGCAGGATGATGACTATTACTGTTCTCATAATGACTCTGATTCAGAAGAAATAGATGAAGATGATAGACTTAAGAATGTTCTCTTGGTTACAGGACCAATAGGG AGTGGGAAATCTGCCGCTATCTATGCTTGTGCACAAGAGCAAGGGTTCGAGGTTTTGGAG GTAAGTGCATCAGACTGTCGGAATGGAGCTCTTGTGAAGCAGAGGTTTGGAGAGGCTCTAGAATCACGTTGGCTCAAAAG GCCATTGGGACATCCTGTGGAATCATGTAACAATGATGCGGTAAAGTCTCCCTTGGCTGTTCCCAATGGCAAAGCATCACAAGGGTTTGAAAACGAGCTGGTTGAAGTGATATCCTTATCAGATGAGGAAGCTTCCCATGATAAGATTGGAGCCCCAGCAAAATTTGTCTACAAGGAGAATGGAATTGCCAGTCATCAAGGTGAAGTTAAGCCTTTGATTCTCTTTGAGGATGTGGATATCACGTTTCTCGAGGATCGTGGTTTTGTTGCTGCAATACAACAAGTTGCTGAAACAGCAAAGGGACCCATGATACTGACCAGCAATA GTATCAATCCTGTCCTGCCCGACAATTTGGACAGGCTACAGGTGTGTTTCAAATTGCCATCATCGAAAGAGCTTCTTTGCCATGCATATATG GTTTGTGCAGCAGAAGGAGCCAACATCCATCCTCATTTACTAGAGCGATTAATTGGGTCTTGTCGTGGAGATATTCGAAAAATCATTATGCATCTTCAGTTCTGGTGCCAGGGTAAAAGATTTAGAAGAG AGAGGGAGGTGCGGAAAACGTATGGTTCATTGCTATTTGATGTTGAGACTGGCCATCGGATACTACCAAAGATTATCCCCTGGGAATTCCCTTCTCAGTTATCAGAGCTAATTGAGAAGGAGATCTCCAAGTCGTTATCCATGATGGATGAAAATTCTAGTTTAATGGGGGTAGTTGAGGAGGAACTTGACgaaaatttaatgcaaaaagGTTTGGATACGCCTGATAATGAAACATACAAGATAGAGACCAAGAAGTTAGCAATGTTGAAGAGGAATGGCTCTGTTCAAGACTGCAATGAATTCACTGATCAATTTGATGAATTATCCAATTCTGCAGGCACTCCCATACCTTTATCTCGGCAAACTGTTCGAAGGAAACATGTAGTACTGTCTTCTGATTCTGAAGACGAGAATTTAAGTAATGGGTATCCCGtagttttggataaaaatactaacaatGAAGCATCCCAAGGAGTCAATAATAACTTCCCCTCTTGTTTTCCATTAACTGAAAACTGCTTAAGCCCATCAACCGACAAGCTACTTTCTGGAGTGGAGAATTTGGAAGAAAGAGGTTATCAATGTTCAGGAAGACCAGATGGTATACAAATTGATGAAACATgccaatcattcgatgtatcatGCGTGCCAGAATCAACATTTGTTCCTGAAACAGTGATAGGTGATGTAACAGAGCTGTTATCTGGAACGGTGTCCTGTGGTCATGTTCGTGATACCTTGGAAGTTTCTGTGAGCAATGATTCAATTCAGACCCCGTTACCAGTTGAAGCAGACAATCTTGATAAACCTATACTCAGATGGGGAAATACTTGTGATATGGATCCAGACATTTCTAATAGAGAGGTGGAAGATTCTCAAGATGAAAATGTGGAGGGTACAAGAAATTATCAAGTGATGGATGAGTGCAGTCGCGTGGATTTTGATAAGGCTTACAAATTTGTAGAGAAGCCTACCTCGTTGGTGGTGACAGATTTAGTACAAGAGTCATGGATAAAGCTTCGTGGCTGCCGGACAGATCTAAGGCATTATGTTGGCTTAGAACAACACGATGCAATTAAAAGTATCAAACTTGCTTATGGTATGAGTGGTCTGATCTCAGAAGCTGACGTGTTGCTTTGTAACTGCCCATTAGTA GATTCTTTGGAACCTGAGGTCCCTTCTGAGGGATCAGATGCATTCAGCTGGTGTGATGAGCAAATACGGATGACATCAACAATTGCCCAGCATGGTTTTTGCTTTTATGCAAAAGACATAGCTGCTCTAGGATCAAAGATTGCTTGTGAGAGCAGTGTCGATTTACCCTCAGAGATGCTGGCTTCCACAACTAATATGATGGCGTTGGGTAAATTAATTGGACATGATATGAGAACAACTAGGACTTTGCATGCAGCGAGGAGTTTAGAGATGAGTCCACCTAAAAGTGATTTATCAAAAAG TGAAATCAATTCAAGTCCTTTTGATATAATCCAGTCCATAATTCCTGCAAGATCATACTTGACGGCAAGAGATGTTGGATTCTGTGAGTATCTCTCTTCATTGCGCCACATTTCAAGATCAGAAGCTTCCCGTTTGTCTGGAGGCATTGGCAAGACCAGAAGACGGAG GGGACGGGCTGCTCGACACTACTTGAGTACTGGTTCATTAGGGTTGTCGCCTGAAGACATATTGTTTCTGGAtcaaaataacttttttgggAAGATTTCATCCCAGTGA